Proteins encoded together in one Streptomyces sp. NA04227 window:
- a CDS encoding NAD-binding protein, which yields MIVCGDDALAERLAQELRKVYGEQVTVVVPLTRPRTGPETRGSGRARAAAWFSRMQTVVSRTAAAGQEFRDGRDGRDGREARDTGGAQEGDGMGELRVLEAAEPDGEILSEAGVARASAVALVYDDDETNIRAALAARRLNSRVRLVIRLYNRKLGQHLEKLLDQAAVISFLQEAGERLPGPRRADGGGGAGARDGGGGTGARDGGGAGQREEGPGRDRTQHGPARIDAATSARIDADISARIDASTTVLSDADTAAPALAATVVAGTTKVIQRAGLMFRAVERPAPAAGTGVEPGVVTLALLAPTPNDTAGVDSWFDTSAPVGPRLLPDDETVVAAEGRARVVLEGLAYAPGSAPGPGRLAGRRVPIRTLFSQRLRWSLAVLLLCVLALAVISWLTTGDHPLHAGYLTLLDLFAMGDPALGESTARQSLQLLSGLAGLLLMPVLLAAVFEALGTFRSASALRRPPRGLSGHVVLLGLGKVGTRVLARLRELGIPVVCVEADPEARGVALARRLRVPTIIGDVTQEGVLEAAKIGRADALLALTSSDTTNLEAALYARSVKADLRVSLRLYDDAFASAVFRTLRAAHPRALTRSRSVTTLAAPAFAGAMMGRQIIGAIPVERSVLLFAAVDVAGHPLLEGRTFAEAFRPERWRVLALDPGESRGGRGGRGERGNGSERGNPGGRDGGRDRNGNGGGPFWAPDPSYVLDAGDRVLLVATRQGLAELLRRHP from the coding sequence ATGATCGTCTGTGGGGACGACGCGCTCGCCGAACGGCTCGCCCAGGAACTGCGCAAGGTCTACGGCGAGCAGGTCACCGTCGTCGTCCCCCTGACCCGGCCGCGTACCGGCCCCGAGACCCGGGGCTCCGGCCGCGCACGGGCCGCCGCCTGGTTCAGCCGTATGCAGACGGTCGTGAGCCGGACCGCCGCAGCGGGGCAGGAGTTCCGGGACGGGCGGGACGGGCGCGACGGGCGGGAGGCGCGGGACACCGGGGGAGCCCAAGAGGGCGACGGCATGGGCGAGTTGCGGGTGCTCGAAGCCGCCGAGCCGGACGGGGAGATCCTCAGCGAGGCCGGGGTCGCCAGGGCCAGTGCGGTGGCCCTCGTCTATGACGACGACGAGACCAACATCCGCGCCGCGCTCGCCGCCCGACGGCTCAACTCCCGCGTACGGCTGGTGATTCGGCTCTACAACCGCAAGCTCGGCCAGCACCTGGAGAAGCTGCTCGACCAGGCCGCCGTGATCAGCTTCCTCCAGGAGGCGGGGGAGAGGCTGCCAGGGCCGCGCCGGGCGGACGGCGGCGGCGGTGCGGGGGCGCGCGACGGCGGTGGCGGCACGGGGGCGCGCGACGGCGGCGGCGCGGGGCAGCGCGAGGAAGGTCCCGGACGCGACCGCACCCAGCACGGCCCAGCCCGTATCGACGCCGCCACCAGCGCACGTATCGATGCCGACATCAGCGCCCGTATCGACGCCTCCACCACCGTCCTGTCGGACGCGGACACCGCCGCGCCCGCGCTGGCGGCGACCGTGGTCGCGGGGACGACCAAGGTGATCCAGCGGGCGGGGCTGATGTTCCGTGCCGTGGAGCGTCCGGCGCCCGCCGCCGGGACCGGGGTCGAGCCCGGTGTGGTCACCCTCGCCCTGCTCGCACCGACCCCCAACGACACGGCGGGCGTGGACAGTTGGTTCGACACGAGTGCGCCGGTCGGGCCACGGCTGCTGCCCGACGACGAGACGGTGGTGGCGGCCGAGGGCCGGGCCCGGGTGGTGCTCGAAGGGCTCGCGTACGCGCCGGGCAGTGCGCCGGGGCCGGGGCGGCTCGCCGGGCGGCGGGTGCCGATCAGGACGCTGTTCTCGCAGCGGCTGCGCTGGTCGCTCGCCGTGCTGCTGCTCTGTGTCCTCGCCCTGGCCGTCATCTCCTGGCTGACCACCGGGGACCATCCGCTGCACGCGGGCTATCTGACCCTGCTCGACCTGTTCGCGATGGGCGACCCCGCCCTCGGTGAGTCCACCGCACGCCAGAGCCTGCAACTCCTGTCGGGACTGGCCGGACTGCTCCTGATGCCGGTCCTGCTCGCCGCCGTCTTCGAGGCGCTCGGCACCTTCCGCAGCGCCTCCGCCCTGCGCCGCCCGCCGCGCGGCCTGTCCGGTCATGTGGTGCTGCTCGGGCTCGGCAAGGTCGGCACCCGCGTACTGGCCCGGCTGCGTGAACTCGGCATCCCCGTGGTGTGCGTGGAGGCGGACCCCGAGGCGCGCGGCGTCGCACTGGCGCGGCGGCTGCGGGTGCCGACGATCATCGGCGACGTGACCCAGGAGGGCGTACTGGAGGCCGCGAAGATCGGCCGCGCCGATGCCCTCCTCGCCCTGACCAGCAGCGACACCACCAACCTCGAAGCGGCCCTGTACGCCCGCTCGGTCAAGGCCGATCTGCGGGTCTCACTGCGCCTGTACGACGACGCCTTCGCCTCGGCCGTCTTCCGCACCCTGCGCGCCGCCCACCCGCGCGCGCTCACCCGCAGCCGCAGCGTCACCACGCTCGCCGCGCCCGCCTTCGCCGGGGCGATGATGGGCCGTCAGATCATCGGCGCCATACCGGTCGAGCGCAGTGTGCTCCTGTTCGCCGCCGTGGACGTCGCCGGGCATCCCCTCCTGGAGGGCAGGACCTTCGCCGAGGCCTTCCGTCCGGAGCGGTGGCGGGTGCTCGCCCTGGACCCGGGCGAGAGCAGAGGCGGCAGGGGCGGCAGAGGCGAAAGAGGCAACGGCAGCGAAAGAGGCAACCCAGGCGGCCGGGACGGCGGCCGGGACCGTAACGGCAACGGCGGCGGGCCGTTCTGGGCGCCCGACCCCTCGTACGTACTCGACGCCGGGGACCGTGTCCTGCTGGTCGCCACCCGTCAGGGCCTCGCCGAACTGTTGCGCCGCCACCCCTGA
- a CDS encoding SH3 domain-containing protein, whose translation MNPVAELAARSARIFAAGSLAAATAVGAAGIGTSAQAADPGYGSQTLAAPARPYVTVTTRAGLNIRQYPSTDSSVKGVLKYGTKVGVLCKVRAQNIEGNSIWYQLRDKRHVWISGRYVHVTGYVQYCKDVYPSSRSALPGADG comes from the coding sequence ATGAACCCAGTCGCCGAACTCGCGGCGCGCAGTGCGCGGATCTTCGCGGCGGGCAGCCTTGCGGCGGCCACGGCTGTCGGAGCGGCCGGTATCGGGACCAGTGCCCAGGCCGCCGACCCCGGCTACGGAAGCCAGACCCTCGCGGCTCCGGCCAGGCCGTACGTCACCGTCACCACGCGCGCGGGCCTGAACATCCGTCAGTACCCCTCCACCGACTCCTCGGTGAAGGGCGTTCTGAAGTACGGCACCAAGGTCGGCGTGCTGTGCAAGGTGCGTGCCCAGAACATCGAGGGCAACAGCATCTGGTACCAGCTGCGTGACAAGCGCCATGTGTGGATCTCGGGCCGCTACGTCCACGTCACCGGCTACGTGCAGTACTGCAAGGACGTGTACCCGAGCAGCCGCAGCGCGCTGCCGGGCGCCGACGGCTGA
- a CDS encoding alpha-hydroxy-acid oxidizing protein, whose translation MSQFGDYQQEIYLNGLGGVQPSFPFTHAELESAAEAVLPRSVWSYVAGGAGDEFTQRANVRAFERWGLVPRMFVGAAQRDLSVDLFGLRMPSPLFLAPIGVIGLCAQDGHGDVATARASELTGVPMVASTLSVDPMERVAEELVDTPGFFQLYTPTDKDLAENLVRRAELAGFRGIVVTLDTWITGWRPRDLSTSNFPQLRGHCLANYTADPVFRALLARSPEEDPGAAILHWTQLFGNPLTWDDLPWLRSLTALPLIVKGICHPEDVRRAKDLGVDGIYCSNHGGRQANGGLPALDVLPEVVAAADGMPVLFDSGVRTGADVIKALALGATAVGIGRPYAYGLALGGVDGVVHVLRSLLAEADLIMAVDGYPTLADLTAEALRRVS comes from the coding sequence ATGAGCCAGTTCGGCGACTACCAGCAGGAGATCTACCTGAACGGCCTCGGCGGCGTACAGCCGTCGTTCCCGTTCACCCACGCCGAGCTGGAGTCCGCGGCGGAGGCGGTGCTGCCGCGCTCGGTCTGGTCCTACGTGGCGGGCGGCGCCGGTGACGAGTTCACCCAGCGCGCCAACGTACGGGCCTTTGAACGCTGGGGCCTGGTCCCGCGGATGTTCGTGGGCGCGGCCCAACGCGATCTGTCCGTCGACCTGTTCGGCCTGCGGATGCCTTCGCCGCTGTTCCTGGCGCCGATCGGCGTGATCGGGCTGTGCGCACAGGACGGGCACGGCGACGTGGCCACCGCGCGGGCGTCCGAGCTGACCGGAGTACCGATGGTCGCCTCCACGCTCTCGGTGGACCCGATGGAACGGGTCGCCGAGGAACTCGTGGACACCCCCGGCTTCTTCCAGCTCTACACGCCCACCGACAAGGACCTCGCGGAGAACCTGGTGCGGCGGGCCGAACTCGCCGGGTTCCGGGGCATCGTGGTCACCCTGGACACGTGGATCACCGGCTGGCGCCCACGCGACCTGAGCACCTCCAACTTCCCCCAGCTGCGCGGCCACTGCCTGGCCAACTACACGGCCGACCCGGTGTTCCGCGCCCTGCTCGCCCGCAGCCCCGAGGAGGACCCGGGCGCCGCGATCCTGCACTGGACCCAGCTCTTCGGCAATCCGCTCACCTGGGACGACCTGCCCTGGCTGCGCTCGCTCACGGCGCTCCCGCTGATCGTGAAGGGCATCTGCCACCCCGAGGACGTCCGCCGCGCCAAGGACCTCGGCGTGGACGGCATCTACTGCTCCAACCACGGCGGCCGCCAGGCCAACGGCGGACTGCCCGCCCTCGACGTACTGCCCGAGGTGGTCGCCGCGGCCGACGGCATGCCGGTCCTGTTCGACTCGGGCGTGCGCACCGGCGCGGACGTCATCAAGGCCCTCGCGCTGGGCGCCACCGCCGTCGGCATCGGCCGCCCGTACGCCTACGGTCTCGCCCTCGGCGGCGTCGACGGAGTGGTCCACGTACTGCGTTCGCTGCTCGCGGAGGCGGACCTGATCATGGCGGTGGACGGCTATCCGACCCTGGCGGACCTCACGGCGGAGGCGCTGCGACGCGTGAGTTGA
- a CDS encoding triacylglycerol lipase: MSRITSLACRLAAAGVALAATGALTTGTAQATEQPQQYPVGGVGTALLNYALTPDKVAGANDWNCKPSDEHRKPVVLVHGTFFNTGANWVALSPMLANKGYCVFAFNYGMHPLSLNRVGGLKSVADSGKQMRAFVDKVLAATGAKEVDVVGHSQGGLVANYYLKRLGGADKVDVNIGMAPSNHGTDVSGLVTLAEKLRLLGFATGLLDFAEMRGLTDQAVDSDFQKDLFGDGDTVPGVRYVVLSTERDWVTTPYTNNFLKGDKVENITIQDQCPSDPVSHIGLFNDSPTLQNVLNELGPDVKDFKAECKDYGLPL; the protein is encoded by the coding sequence ATGAGCCGCATCACCTCGCTCGCCTGCCGTCTCGCCGCAGCCGGTGTGGCCCTGGCCGCCACCGGTGCGCTGACCACCGGCACGGCACAGGCCACCGAACAGCCACAGCAGTACCCCGTCGGCGGGGTGGGCACGGCGCTGCTGAACTACGCGCTGACACCCGACAAGGTCGCCGGCGCCAACGACTGGAACTGCAAGCCGAGCGACGAGCACCGCAAGCCGGTGGTCCTGGTGCACGGCACCTTCTTCAACACGGGCGCCAACTGGGTCGCGCTCTCCCCCATGCTCGCCAATAAGGGCTACTGCGTCTTCGCCTTCAACTACGGCATGCACCCCCTGTCCCTGAACCGCGTGGGCGGTCTGAAGTCGGTCGCCGACTCCGGCAAGCAGATGCGGGCCTTCGTCGACAAGGTGCTCGCGGCCACCGGGGCGAAGGAGGTCGACGTGGTCGGCCACTCGCAGGGCGGCCTGGTCGCGAACTACTACCTCAAGCGGCTCGGCGGGGCCGACAAGGTCGACGTCAACATCGGCATGGCGCCCAGCAACCACGGCACCGACGTGAGCGGTCTGGTCACCCTCGCCGAGAAGCTGCGCCTGCTCGGCTTCGCCACCGGGCTGCTCGACTTCGCGGAGATGCGGGGCCTGACCGACCAGGCCGTGGACTCCGACTTCCAGAAGGACCTCTTCGGCGACGGCGACACGGTCCCGGGCGTGCGCTACGTCGTCCTGTCCACCGAGCGCGACTGGGTCACCACCCCGTACACGAACAACTTCCTCAAGGGCGACAAGGTCGAGAACATCACCATCCAGGACCAGTGCCCGAGCGACCCGGTCTCGCACATCGGCCTGTTCAACGACAGCCCGACCCTGCAGAACGTACTGAACGAACTCGGCCCGGACGTAAAGGACTTCAAGGCCGAGTGCAAGGACTACGGGCTGCCCCTCTGA
- a CDS encoding PP2C family protein-serine/threonine phosphatase, with translation MSQLFVRALPVLLIVLGTVYDALTPPVYSALPMFSAAPLIAAPLYSRRGTLAISALACAAVLALRNYQEHFSNIEGRTEVVTVVTVSVLSLLVNRAVQRGGAQLASAREIAEAAQRAVLPEPPERLDGLQIAVRYEAAQEGAFIGGDLYAVQDTPYGVRMIVGDVRGKGMGAVATVAVLIGTFREAAEQEVTLEAVARRLEHALAREAALRSGIDGFEDFTTAVLAEIVHEGRVVRLLNRGHPGPLLLDGDGGLRVLTADRAALPIGLAELGGAGADRVQEIDFPLGATLLFHTDGLLEARNADGVFYDPVSRLEGRVFPAPGVLLATLVKEVVRHTDGGATDDMALLAVRRPVTAPPDDTGADDSVAGTRSDFR, from the coding sequence ATGTCCCAGCTGTTCGTCCGCGCCCTGCCCGTCCTCCTGATCGTGCTCGGCACCGTCTACGACGCCCTCACGCCGCCGGTGTACAGCGCCCTGCCGATGTTCTCGGCCGCGCCGCTGATCGCCGCCCCCCTCTACAGCAGACGCGGCACCCTGGCCATCTCCGCCCTCGCCTGTGCGGCCGTGCTCGCCCTGCGGAACTACCAGGAGCACTTCTCCAACATCGAGGGCCGGACCGAGGTGGTCACCGTGGTGACCGTCTCCGTCCTCTCCCTCCTGGTGAACCGGGCCGTCCAGCGCGGCGGCGCGCAGCTCGCCTCGGCCCGCGAGATCGCCGAGGCCGCCCAGCGCGCCGTACTGCCGGAGCCGCCCGAGCGTCTGGACGGACTCCAGATCGCGGTGCGCTACGAGGCGGCGCAGGAGGGCGCGTTCATCGGCGGCGACCTGTACGCGGTGCAGGACACCCCCTACGGCGTACGGATGATCGTCGGCGATGTGCGCGGCAAGGGCATGGGCGCGGTGGCGACCGTGGCCGTGCTCATCGGCACCTTCCGGGAGGCCGCCGAACAGGAGGTCACCCTGGAGGCGGTGGCCCGCCGCCTGGAACACGCCCTGGCCCGGGAGGCCGCACTGCGCAGCGGCATCGACGGCTTCGAGGACTTCACCACCGCCGTGCTCGCCGAGATCGTGCACGAGGGCCGGGTGGTACGGCTGCTCAACCGGGGGCACCCCGGGCCGCTGCTGCTCGACGGCGACGGCGGGCTGCGCGTCCTCACGGCGGACCGGGCCGCGCTGCCGATCGGCCTGGCCGAGCTCGGCGGCGCGGGCGCCGACCGTGTCCAGGAGATCGACTTCCCGCTCGGCGCCACCCTGCTCTTCCACACCGACGGACTCCTTGAAGCACGCAACGCGGACGGCGTCTTCTACGACCCGGTGTCCCGTCTGGAGGGGCGGGTGTTCCCGGCGCCGGGCGTGCTGCTGGCCACTCTGGTGAAGGAAGTGGTCCGGCACACCGACGGCGGCGCGACGGACGACATGGCGCTGCTCGCGGTGCGGCGCCCGGTCACGGCGCCGCCCGACGACACAGGGGCCGACGACTCCGTGGCGGGGACGCGGAGTGACTTTCGGTGA
- a CDS encoding M23 family metallopeptidase, with amino-acid sequence MASNGPATRTGYLPSDEDYGFEEPLPQAGEWNPTAESVRPVRGRHRVIKQRGGLARSSTVLGVGVIAAVGAGGIATAQGGKPAVQISVPDVAKVTDSLPEAKSLPGVGSLVSGSEEAAADPAAAAPLSTAARGVSPEAGENLRNRILQQAEQQEDAAASAAQQAAEQAAAKKAAEEAAEQQSKAKAEADAKAEAAKKAAEEEARRKAEAERLAKLARSYSLPTSSYTLTSHFGDAGSMWSSGYHTGLDFAAPTGTPVKAVHSGTVKEAGWSGAYGYRTVLELEDGTEIWYCHQSSMSVSVGQQVTTGDVIGRVGSTGNSSGPHLHVEVHTPGGTGIDPLGWLQSKGLNP; translated from the coding sequence GTGGCGTCCAACGGCCCTGCCACCCGCACCGGTTACTTGCCCAGTGACGAGGACTACGGCTTCGAGGAGCCCCTCCCGCAAGCCGGGGAGTGGAATCCCACCGCCGAGTCCGTCCGCCCGGTACGCGGCAGACACCGCGTCATCAAGCAGCGGGGCGGCCTCGCGCGCAGCTCCACGGTCCTCGGTGTCGGTGTCATCGCCGCCGTGGGCGCGGGCGGCATCGCGACCGCACAGGGCGGCAAGCCCGCGGTGCAGATATCCGTCCCGGACGTCGCGAAGGTCACCGACTCCCTGCCCGAGGCCAAGTCCCTGCCCGGCGTGGGCTCGCTGGTCTCCGGCTCCGAGGAAGCGGCCGCCGACCCGGCCGCCGCGGCCCCGCTGAGCACCGCTGCCCGTGGCGTCTCGCCCGAGGCCGGTGAGAACCTCCGCAACCGCATCCTCCAGCAGGCCGAGCAGCAGGAGGACGCCGCCGCGAGCGCCGCGCAGCAGGCCGCCGAGCAGGCCGCGGCGAAGAAGGCCGCCGAGGAGGCGGCCGAGCAGCAGAGCAAGGCGAAGGCGGAAGCCGACGCCAAGGCCGAGGCCGCCAAGAAGGCGGCCGAGGAGGAGGCCCGCCGCAAGGCCGAGGCCGAGCGCCTGGCCAAGCTGGCCCGCAGCTACTCGCTGCCGACCTCCTCGTACACCCTCACCTCGCACTTCGGCGACGCCGGTTCGATGTGGTCCTCCGGCTACCACACCGGCCTCGACTTCGCCGCCCCGACCGGCACCCCGGTCAAGGCCGTGCACTCCGGCACCGTCAAGGAGGCCGGCTGGTCCGGCGCCTACGGCTACCGCACGGTCCTGGAACTCGAGGACGGCACCGAGATCTGGTACTGCCACCAGTCCTCGATGAGCGTCAGCGTCGGCCAGCAGGTCACCACCGGCGACGTCATCGGCCGCGTCGGCTCGACCGGCAACTCCTCCGGCCCGCACCTGCACGTCGAGGTCCACACCCCGGGCGGCACCGGCATCGACCCGCTGGGCTGGCTCCAGTCCAAGGGACTCAACCCCTGA
- a CDS encoding PrsW family glutamic-type intramembrane protease yields the protein MSGGAVRHARWWQRRGVRLGAAGAVLLVSGLVILALVREQTGTEGFLVGLGLAVVPVPLLFAAFRWLDRVQPGPWRDLVFAFGWGAGAAALIAILANSFAARWIATTTADPESADTLAATVIAPVVEESAKALAVLLVFLFRRQHFTGLVDGVVIAGLTASGFAFTENILYLGNAFGTDRISGDSGLASVTAATFFVRIVMSPFAHPLFTVLTGIGFGLAAFSAERHRLRRTLLPLAGLLLAMAVHAGWNGSAALGPLGFFAVYALFMLPAFALLTWLAVWQRQRELRTVREELPAYAAAGWLSAPEPYALGSMRARTLAREYAAHALDKAAARTVADYAHRATALALLRRRGRRGRANADFVTRERELLESLWRGRRVAAPALAYAAHLTAPQPPPVPYPAHGWGPHGRPPPGLPHRPYANWPQQQTGPHRPPPQHPYAYHPPGTPAPTPAPAPPPTHHAAPNWPPRQRHW from the coding sequence ATGTCCGGCGGGGCGGTGCGGCACGCGCGCTGGTGGCAGCGGCGGGGGGTGCGGCTGGGGGCGGCCGGGGCGGTTCTGCTGGTGTCGGGGCTGGTGATTCTGGCGCTGGTGCGCGAACAGACGGGCACCGAGGGGTTCCTGGTCGGGCTCGGGCTCGCGGTGGTGCCGGTGCCGTTGCTGTTCGCCGCGTTCCGGTGGCTGGACCGGGTGCAGCCGGGGCCCTGGCGGGACCTGGTGTTCGCCTTCGGCTGGGGCGCCGGTGCCGCCGCGCTGATCGCGATCCTGGCGAACAGTTTCGCGGCCCGCTGGATAGCCACGACCACCGCCGACCCCGAGAGTGCCGACACTCTGGCCGCCACGGTGATAGCCCCGGTGGTCGAGGAGTCGGCGAAGGCCCTGGCCGTACTCCTCGTCTTCCTGTTCCGACGACAGCACTTCACCGGGCTCGTCGACGGTGTGGTCATCGCCGGTCTCACCGCCTCCGGCTTCGCCTTCACCGAGAACATCCTCTACCTCGGCAACGCCTTCGGCACCGACCGGATCAGCGGCGACTCGGGGCTCGCCTCGGTCACCGCCGCGACCTTCTTCGTACGGATCGTGATGTCGCCGTTCGCGCATCCGCTGTTCACGGTGCTCACCGGCATCGGCTTCGGGCTCGCCGCGTTCAGCGCCGAACGGCACCGGCTGCGCCGCACCCTGCTGCCGCTCGCCGGACTGCTGCTCGCCATGGCGGTGCACGCCGGATGGAACGGCTCCGCCGCGCTCGGCCCGCTCGGCTTCTTCGCTGTCTACGCGCTGTTCATGCTGCCCGCCTTCGCCCTGCTCACCTGGCTCGCCGTCTGGCAGCGACAGCGCGAACTGCGCACCGTACGCGAGGAACTGCCCGCCTACGCCGCCGCCGGATGGCTCAGCGCCCCGGAGCCGTACGCCCTCGGCTCGATGCGCGCCCGCACCCTGGCCCGCGAGTACGCGGCGCACGCGCTCGACAAGGCGGCCGCCCGTACCGTCGCCGACTACGCGCACCGGGCCACCGCCCTGGCACTGCTGCGCAGACGCGGCCGCCGGGGCCGTGCGAACGCCGACTTCGTGACCCGGGAACGCGAACTCCTCGAAAGCCTGTGGCGCGGCCGCCGGGTCGCCGCCCCCGCCCTCGCCTACGCCGCTCACCTCACGGCCCCGCAGCCGCCGCCCGTCCCGTACCCGGCACACGGCTGGGGCCCGCACGGCCGCCCGCCGCCGGGCCTCCCGCACCGGCCGTACGCCAACTGGCCCCAGCAGCAGACCGGCCCGCACCGCCCGCCGCCCCAGCACCCCTACGCGTACCACCCGCCCGGCACCCCGGCCCCGACCCCGGCCCCGGCCCCTCCGCCGACGCACCACGCCGCGCCCAACTGGCCACCGCGACAACGGCATTGGTGA